A stretch of DNA from Brevibacillus ruminantium:
CACCGGCAGCTTTCCGTCTCCCGCGTACCGTAAGCCGCTGACGTATTTTTGCCCCATCGGCGGCGTGATCAGAGGTCCCAGGATCGGCAAACGGACCTGCCCTCCATGACTATGTCCAGACAATTGCAAAACAAATGGAAACTGGAGAGCCTGATCTGCATAATCAGGCTCGTGAACCAGCAAAATGACTTTGCCAGAAGCAGGAATGCCATCAAGTGCAAGCGCCGGGTCAGGCACACCGTGCAGCACGTCGTCCAAACCAGCAACATAGAGCGTACTCTCCTGCTTCTGAATCGCAGCGTGCTGGTTCATCAATACAGAGAACCCGGCACTTTGCAACGCTTCATGGATGATCCGGCTTTTCCCATAGCGCCAATCATGGTTGCCCAAGACGGCATATTTACCAAGCGGAGGCTGAAGTTTTTGCAGAACAGGAACAGCCAAAGGCAGAAGACCCGTCCCTTCGTCGACCAGATCCCCGGTAAAACAAATCAAGTCCGGGCGCTCCTGGTTGATCCTGTCTACAATCTTTTCCAGCTCGGTAATCCCCAGGTAATACCCCAAATGCAGATCGCTAAAGTGGAGAAGACGCACCCCTTTCCACGGTTCGGGCAATTCGGGAATCGCGATGGGTTGCTCAACGACCTGGAGCCAATGCCTTTCCAGTGAATAGCCATACACCGTCGATGCCGCTCCCAATCCAATCGCTCCCAAAGCGAGCCGAACTCCCCTGCGGAGAAAAGACCTTCTCGAAACCGAGGAGGAGAGGGGACTATTCACCCGCATCTGCCCGCTCATATCCGTTTACTACCTGGTCCAGTTTTCCCGTAACGGGATCAATCAATAGACCGTGAACAGGGACATGAACCGGCAGCAGAGGATGATTTTTAATCACGTCCACACTATTTTTGACGCTCTCCTCCACGCAGTCAAAGCCGCGCAGCCATGAGTTCAGTCTGATACCAGAGTTTTTGATGATATGGAATGTTTCCTCCGCGATCCCTCGCTCTTTCATTTTTGCCATCATTTTATCCGCGTTGATTGCACTCATGCCGCAGTCATAGTGGCCCACCACGATCACTTCCTCGGCATTCAGCTCATAGATTGCGACCAAAATACTCCGCATAATACTCCCAAACGGGTGAGAGACAACAGCCCCTGCACTTTTTACATGTTTAAAGTCCCCATTGCGCAAATTCATCGCCTTCGGAAGCAGTTCTTCCAAGCGGGTGTCCATGCACGACAGGACGACCAGACGTTTGTCCGGAAACTTCGTCGTTTGATACTTTTCGTACTCCTTCTCCGCAACAAAGGCCTGATTATGCTTTAAAATTTCTGCAATCGTGTTCAATGGTCAACACCTGCCTCCTCTACTCATTCTCCTTTATTTTTGCACGGATTGTTCTTCTATTCAATATGTCTGTATGCGACTCAGGAAAAAGGCTGACTATGGTAGCATGTACCCATAGTCAGCCTGCAGACGTTTTCCTCGCAAGTCATGTCGTTCATTTACGAATGCCGATCATTTCAACTAATCTTTGCCTCAATCCGCAGCTTGTCTGCCACCATCGCGATAAACTCAGAGTTGGTCGGCTTCGCTTTGGTGTTGGAGATGGTGTAGCCAAACAAGCTGGAGATGGAGTCAAGATTTCCTCGGGACCACGCTACCTCGATGGCGTGGCGGATCGCTCTCTCGACTCGACTTGCCGTGGTGTTGAACTTTTTGGCAATATCAGGATACAAAACCTTGGTAATGGAACCGAGCAGTTCCACATCGTTGTATACCATCGTGATGGCCTCGCGCAGATACAAATATCCCTTGATATGAGCCGGAACCCCGATTTCGTGAATGATGCTGGTAATGCTGGCATCCAGATTGCGCCCGCGGATTTGCATGGTGTTTTGCGGTTTGACCGCTGACACAAAAGAACTCGCTGGCTTGCTGTTGGTCATCTGGCGGATGCGCTGCGCCAAGATCTCCATGTCAAACGGTTTCAAAATGTAATAAGCAGCTCCCAGTTCAACCGCTTTTTTCGTGATTTCTTCCTGACCAAATGCAGTCAGCATAATGATTTTCGGTTGGGGAGAAAGTCTCATCGATTGAATTTGTTCCAAAACGGCAAGACCGTCTAAATGAGGCATGATAATATCCAGAATCAGTACATCGGGAATTCGTTCCTGGAGCAAGCGAATGACATCGTTCCCGTTATACGCCACACCGATTACATTCATATCGTACTGGCTGCTAATGTACTCCTCAAGCAGGCTTACAAACTCTCGATTGTCATCCGCCAACAACACTTCAATCTTGCTCAAAGTCGTTCCTCCTTACAATCACGGTCTGTTTGGAAAAAAGGTGGAAGTATACTTGGAAGTAAAAGAATCCCTAACCTCTGTCATACCACTCTTCACTCCAAAGATTATTCGACAATACCCAGACCATTCCTGCCAATGACGAAAGATTGAATGATTTTTCCGATATTTCGACAAGCATTCCCAAACTTCTGCAAAGGAATGGAAAGACCGCCCCACCTGATGGCGAGACGGATCCCATTGCTTGGTTTATGCTGCGGTTCCGGTCGACTGGTTCGATGGCGGGTTCGGACGAACTTGAAGCCCTGCGTCCTGGAGCATCCATTCGATATAACAGCCGTAGCCAGAGGTTGGATCATTTACAAACACGTGGGTAACCGCCCCAACCACTTTTCCATCCTGGATAATCGGACTACCACTCATTCCCTGGACAATCCCTCCGGTTTTTTCGAGCAACCGCTTATCCGTAACCTTGATGATCATACCCTTTGTAGCCGGGAAATGCTGTTTCACGACATTCACAATCTCGATGGAATACTCTTCTACCTTTTGTCCTTCTACCACGGTAAGGATCTTGGCTGGTCCTTCTTTCACCTGTTCGGCCAGCGCAATGGGGATGGGGTCCGGATACAAGCCCCGTTTTGGTTCTTCTTTCATTTTTCCAAAGATGCCAAACGGTGAGTTTTTGGAGATATTGCCCAGCACTTCGCTTTCATTGTAAAAACGGGCAAATTTCTCTCCCGGATTCCCGCTTTGTCCTTTTTCAATCGAGGTTACACTCGCCCGTACGATTTGCCCGTCGCCGACAACGATGGCTTGTCCTGTATCCACATCAGAGATGACATGTCCCAGAGCTCCGTATGCCTTCGTATTCGGTTCATAAAAGGTAAGCGTGCCTACACCTGCTGCCGAATCACGAATGTACAAACCCATCCGATACTCCTCGTCCTTTTTGTCTTTGGCAGGTCGCAAGGTCAGGTTTAACTTCTCTTTGCCTCGGACGACCAGCAGATGCAAAGCTGACTTTTTTTCTCCTGCTTCGCGCACCATCTTTTTGACGTCATTCATGTCATTGATATACATGTCATTCATTTTGATAATACTATCCCCGACATGTATCCCCGCCTGTTCTCCCGGGGAGAGCTTCCCACTTCCAGTGTCTACAAGATGATGACCAACGACAAGGACGCCAGCCGTTTGCAATTT
This window harbors:
- a CDS encoding beta-class carbonic anhydrase, coding for MNTIAEILKHNQAFVAEKEYEKYQTTKFPDKRLVVLSCMDTRLEELLPKAMNLRNGDFKHVKSAGAVVSHPFGSIMRSILVAIYELNAEEVIVVGHYDCGMSAINADKMMAKMKERGIAEETFHIIKNSGIRLNSWLRGFDCVEESVKNSVDVIKNHPLLPVHVPVHGLLIDPVTGKLDQVVNGYERADAGE
- a CDS encoding metallophosphoesterase; the protein is MGAIGLGAASTVYGYSLERHWLQVVEQPIAIPELPEPWKGVRLLHFSDLHLGYYLGITELEKIVDRINQERPDLICFTGDLVDEGTGLLPLAVPVLQKLQPPLGKYAVLGNHDWRYGKSRIIHEALQSAGFSVLMNQHAAIQKQESTLYVAGLDDVLHGVPDPALALDGIPASGKVILLVHEPDYADQALQFPFVLQLSGHSHGGQVRLPILGPLITPPMGQKYVSGLRYAGDGKLPVYTNRGVGTTILPIRFYCRPELTMLTLT
- the spo0A gene encoding sporulation transcription factor Spo0A codes for the protein MSKIEVLLADDNREFVSLLEEYISSQYDMNVIGVAYNGNDVIRLLQERIPDVLILDIIMPHLDGLAVLEQIQSMRLSPQPKIIMLTAFGQEEITKKAVELGAAYYILKPFDMEILAQRIRQMTNSKPASSFVSAVKPQNTMQIRGRNLDASITSIIHEIGVPAHIKGYLYLREAITMVYNDVELLGSITKVLYPDIAKKFNTTASRVERAIRHAIEVAWSRGNLDSISSLFGYTISNTKAKPTNSEFIAMVADKLRIEAKIS
- the spoIVB gene encoding SpoIVB peptidase; its protein translation is MNRHNKRKWMGSLLLLITALVVSSTPFHDLSSFPHELRLMEGSWKQLRVSMPLMGTLVNSNPDILNVNGMEAREVSVDLSQPVSVEPKKAGEANLQVKWRNIPLKAVKVNVLPDLRVIPGGQSIGVKLQTAGVLVVGHHLVDTGSGKLSPGEQAGIHVGDSIIKMNDMYINDMNDVKKMVREAGEKKSALHLLVVRGKEKLNLTLRPAKDKKDEEYRMGLYIRDSAAGVGTLTFYEPNTKAYGALGHVISDVDTGQAIVVGDGQIVRASVTSIEKGQSGNPGEKFARFYNESEVLGNISKNSPFGIFGKMKEEPKRGLYPDPIPIALAEQVKEGPAKILTVVEGQKVEEYSIEIVNVVKQHFPATKGMIIKVTDKRLLEKTGGIVQGMSGSPIIQDGKVVGAVTHVFVNDPTSGYGCYIEWMLQDAGLQVRPNPPSNQSTGTAA